In the Leptospira sp. WS4.C2 genome, one interval contains:
- a CDS encoding ATP-dependent DNA helicase RecQ has translation MDLSTTKKKFGISAFRGKQETIIQHILNGGNALVLMPTGMGKSICFQIPALHMPGICIVISPLIALMKDQVAALQRKGVSAEFINSSLGKSERILRYAKLKSGEYKIIYVSPERFQKKDFLDALSTQTVSLLAIDEAHCISQWGHDFRPDYTKINWFREILGYPTTIALTATASNRVQQDIISQVGISEDKISVFDDGLFRPNLKLSVINCFDTEAKYNSILEDLKNSDGATIIYFSLIQELERFSHWLDTKKKRHAVYHGKISAEQRNKVQSKFLKSEEGLLLATNAFGMGIDKPNIRNVYHAQIPGSIESYYQEIGRAGRDGNPSNCKLYYCEDDLAVQMDFIEWQNPDRTYLKKLFGFLLQKQNELSGLDYGSLQSFMTYKNKGDHRIQTALNLLANKGLISGELDRGTLQIESEWVDSIFSESELLDKKKENQKQLYQTLMYTKAVDCRRKFIHDYFDSEFHGCGNCDLC, from the coding sequence TTGGATCTTAGTACAACCAAAAAAAAATTTGGTATCTCTGCTTTTCGGGGAAAACAGGAGACCATCATCCAACATATCTTAAATGGTGGGAATGCTCTTGTTCTTATGCCAACAGGAATGGGAAAATCAATCTGTTTCCAAATTCCTGCCTTACATATGCCTGGAATTTGTATTGTGATTTCTCCCCTCATTGCACTTATGAAAGACCAGGTGGCCGCATTACAGAGAAAAGGTGTCTCTGCAGAATTTATCAATTCCAGTTTAGGAAAATCAGAACGAATCCTGCGTTATGCTAAACTAAAATCGGGTGAGTATAAGATCATTTATGTTTCACCGGAACGATTTCAAAAAAAAGATTTTTTAGACGCTCTTAGCACCCAAACGGTTTCTCTTCTCGCCATCGACGAAGCCCATTGTATTAGTCAATGGGGTCATGACTTTCGACCAGATTATACAAAGATCAATTGGTTTCGTGAGATATTAGGTTATCCTACAACAATCGCTCTTACCGCCACGGCCTCCAATCGCGTGCAACAAGATATAATCTCCCAGGTAGGGATCTCTGAGGATAAAATTTCAGTTTTTGACGATGGATTGTTTCGACCCAACTTAAAGTTATCGGTGATAAATTGTTTTGATACAGAAGCAAAATATAATTCTATCTTGGAAGATTTGAAAAACTCGGATGGCGCAACTATAATCTATTTTAGTTTGATCCAAGAGTTGGAAAGATTTAGTCATTGGTTGGACACTAAAAAGAAAAGACATGCAGTTTATCATGGTAAAATTTCTGCAGAACAAAGAAACAAAGTCCAATCGAAATTTCTTAAATCGGAAGAGGGACTCTTACTTGCAACCAATGCATTCGGAATGGGGATTGATAAACCAAATATCCGTAATGTTTATCACGCTCAAATTCCAGGAAGTATTGAATCTTATTACCAAGAAATAGGCCGTGCAGGAAGGGATGGAAATCCGTCAAATTGTAAACTGTATTATTGCGAAGATGACCTTGCTGTTCAAATGGATTTTATTGAATGGCAAAATCCTGATCGAACGTATTTGAAAAAACTCTTTGGTTTTCTTTTACAAAAACAAAATGAATTATCTGGATTGGATTATGGATCTTTACAATCCTTTATGACTTATAAGAATAAGGGGGACCACCGTATCCAAACAGCACTTAATTTGTTGGCAAATAAAGGTTTGATTTCAGGGGAGTTGGACAGGGGAACATTGCAAATTGAATCTGAATGGGTTGATTCCATTTTTTCTGAGTCAGAGTTATTAGATAAAAAAAAAGAAAATCAAAAGCAACTGTATCAAACCTTGATGTATACTAAGGCAGTGGATTGTCGAAGAAAATTTATCCACGATTATTTTGATTCTGAATTTCATGGGTGTGGGAATTGTGATTTATGTTAA
- a CDS encoding AMP-binding protein yields the protein MEQLVHSEDIMKFWMSLIDRIPWQKKPSIAYGLSEDGLNHWFPDGILNTSFLALDQHVESGKGETIAIIYDSPVTKSKAKLSYRELLESVEKMAFSLDSLGVKKGDTVVIYMPMIPEALISMLACARIGAVHSVVFGGFAPHELAVRLDDCRPKVVITSSYGVEISKIIPYKPLLDEAMHLSTHKPDYVILKSRPNLEVIMHTGRDLDWDELMETAGQKKSVPVSSADPLYILYTSGTTGKPKGVVRDNGGHAVAMHYSMEVIYDMKPGDVFFAASDVGWVVGHSYIVYAPLIYGCTTVLYEGKPVRTPDAGAFYRLIEEYKVKTLFCAPTAFRAIRKEDPDGNELSKYNISSLEYLFLAGERTDPVTYDWACELLKVPVVDHWWQTETGWAIAANMMGASPLPTKAGSATKPVKGFDVRILDEEGHELKQGEKGNIVIKLPLPPGCLPTLWNDHPNFESSYLSHYPGYYLTGDGGYFDEDGYLFILGRIDDVINVAGHRLSTGEMEEIVAENPSIAESAVIGIFDEIKGQVPLAIVVCKDGIVIDQKAIEFDLTHRIREKIGAIASLKSVVFVKRLPKTRSGKILRKTMRKMIDGETYSIPSTIDDPSILEEVMDVVRLKILK from the coding sequence ATGGAACAACTGGTTCACAGCGAAGATATAATGAAATTTTGGATGTCTCTGATTGATCGAATTCCATGGCAAAAAAAACCAAGTATCGCCTATGGACTTAGTGAAGATGGACTCAATCATTGGTTTCCTGATGGAATATTAAATACTTCTTTTTTAGCTTTAGACCAACACGTTGAATCGGGAAAAGGAGAAACGATCGCCATCATTTACGATTCTCCCGTGACAAAATCAAAAGCGAAACTATCTTACCGCGAACTTTTAGAATCGGTCGAAAAGATGGCTTTCTCATTAGATTCCTTAGGCGTAAAAAAGGGAGATACAGTGGTCATCTATATGCCCATGATTCCTGAAGCTCTTATTTCGATGTTAGCGTGTGCCCGGATTGGGGCGGTACATTCTGTAGTTTTTGGTGGCTTTGCTCCTCATGAACTAGCTGTTAGGTTAGACGATTGTAGGCCCAAAGTCGTTATTACCTCCTCGTATGGTGTTGAAATTAGCAAAATTATTCCTTATAAACCATTGTTAGATGAAGCAATGCATTTATCGACTCACAAACCAGATTACGTGATTCTGAAATCACGCCCTAATTTAGAAGTAATCATGCATACAGGTAGAGATTTGGATTGGGATGAGTTGATGGAAACTGCAGGTCAAAAGAAGTCAGTCCCTGTTTCTTCCGCCGATCCATTGTATATCCTGTATACGTCAGGAACCACTGGAAAACCAAAAGGAGTTGTTCGCGATAACGGTGGTCATGCGGTAGCTATGCATTATTCGATGGAAGTCATATATGATATGAAACCTGGAGATGTTTTTTTTGCTGCATCGGATGTGGGTTGGGTTGTGGGACATTCTTATATTGTTTATGCGCCCTTAATTTATGGTTGTACCACAGTCTTGTATGAGGGGAAACCGGTTAGAACACCTGATGCGGGAGCATTTTATCGGCTCATTGAAGAATACAAAGTAAAAACTTTGTTTTGTGCACCAACTGCATTTCGTGCCATTCGAAAAGAAGATCCGGATGGGAATGAGTTATCTAAATACAATATATCTTCTCTTGAATATTTATTTTTGGCTGGAGAAAGAACGGATCCTGTTACTTATGATTGGGCATGTGAACTTCTGAAAGTTCCAGTGGTAGATCATTGGTGGCAAACAGAAACTGGATGGGCGATTGCTGCAAACATGATGGGCGCATCGCCATTACCAACTAAGGCAGGTTCAGCGACAAAACCGGTAAAGGGATTTGATGTTAGGATTCTTGATGAAGAAGGACATGAATTAAAACAAGGAGAGAAGGGAAATATTGTGATCAAACTTCCTTTACCGCCAGGATGTTTGCCCACACTTTGGAACGACCATCCTAATTTTGAATCCTCTTACCTTTCTCATTACCCTGGCTATTATTTAACTGGTGATGGCGGTTACTTTGATGAAGATGGGTATCTATTCATTTTGGGTCGAATTGATGATGTGATCAATGTGGCAGGGCACAGGCTTTCCACAGGAGAGATGGAAGAAATCGTGGCTGAAAATCCATCGATTGCAGAATCTGCAGTGATTGGGATCTTTGATGAGATCAAAGGGCAAGTTCCCTTAGCAATCGTTGTATGTAAGGATGGAATCGTCATTGACCAAAAAGCAATTGAATTCGATTTAACACATAGAATCCGAGAAAAGATTGGAGCCATTGCTTCCTTAAAGTCGGTGGTATTTGTAAAAAGACTACCAAAAACCCGTTCAGGAAAAATCCTTCGTAAAACAATGCGAAAAATGATTGATGGAGAAACCTATTCAATCCCATCAACCATTGATGATCCTTCGATCCTTGAAGAAGTAATGGATGTTGTTAGGTTAAAAATTTTAAAATAA
- a CDS encoding WG repeat-containing protein: MKRILIFLFFTIPLLADSSLPISFEENGLFGFKNKAGKVIIKPQYEQTMEFTKEKVSFVVSNNRWVCIDTKNNPLLEAFIYDNGPDYYSEKLARFVENKKIGYFDSQCKKLIPAIYDFGFPFEKGYAIVCSGCESKLDGEHSMIIGGKYGLIDRKGKIVAPIEYDSIDSIDLKEKKAIATKNKTKITIHLK, from the coding sequence ATGAAACGAATCCTTATTTTTCTATTTTTCACAATACCTCTATTAGCTGATTCGAGTCTTCCTATTTCATTTGAGGAAAATGGATTGTTCGGTTTTAAAAATAAAGCAGGAAAAGTCATCATAAAACCTCAATACGAACAAACAATGGAGTTCACCAAAGAAAAGGTAAGCTTTGTGGTTAGCAACAACCGATGGGTTTGTATTGATACAAAAAACAATCCACTGTTAGAAGCCTTTATTTATGACAATGGACCCGATTATTATTCCGAAAAATTGGCTCGTTTTGTAGAAAACAAAAAGATAGGTTATTTTGACTCTCAATGTAAAAAACTAATTCCAGCCATTTATGATTTTGGATTTCCCTTTGAAAAAGGATACGCTATCGTTTGTAGCGGATGTGAATCGAAGTTAGATGGTGAGCATAGTATGATCATCGGTGGGAAGTATGGTCTGATCGACCGCAAGGGAAAAATCGTAGCCCCCATCGAATATGATTCCATTGACTCCATTGATTTAAAGGAAAAAAAAGCAATTGCTACTAAGAACAAAACAAAAATTACAATCCACCTTAAGTAG
- a CDS encoding ATP-binding protein yields the protein MNWKLSIWMACLCSCAPLTSFPKTPVATQGQLDVRSWDFNQNLPLAGEWTFHWKEWIQPKQSRTETQSDDKNLKKDTLSIPTFQVIGERWKNKFQGTGYATYQLKILFSENAKENIYALRFFQTGGAAMSIYVDGNLQLELGEVGITKETMVPTRRSGLVLLPYPNKESNILVYISNFHHDDGAFWYPPTLGLFDNTNKQIVYEVIKDSLLTGALLFMAFYHFVVFLFRRNRSIILYFGLYCFVIALHSISLNGDSLYNLFPEVSYRFAFALSLIFYLAMPFYLSFLYQRFPDNFSKRITNFFIFSCSSLYLFVLLSPAELGSQTTFYGLFLSILGLLYSIICIAYAAFQKKEMALPLLLIQVFLFFSAINDTLYLYGVLNYLLILKYSYLSTVLFQSLLLASYFTKSVIKTEVLGKELTKLNESLEKTVILRTKEYKEAKLIAEEANEWKDKFISLVAHDLRSPLSTVYSALTIVTDKESTEEEKTHIFKQLFVILENAMSTVEHLLNLNRFNKGQIPLNLSQNKFLDILRPLIDSFTLELQKKSLRLDFSISETATIYADKSILIEILRNVIANAIKFSNPNGWIRVGFCDNEKSTEITIEDNGRGISFERQKDLFYKQMTSPGSLGEKGFGIGLKLCFELIRLHQGNIRAQSEEGKGSLFTLEFPKET from the coding sequence ATGAATTGGAAACTATCTATATGGATGGCCTGTCTTTGTAGCTGCGCACCTCTTACTTCTTTTCCCAAAACTCCCGTTGCAACCCAGGGCCAACTAGATGTTCGTTCCTGGGACTTTAATCAGAACCTCCCTCTTGCTGGTGAGTGGACTTTCCACTGGAAAGAATGGATCCAACCAAAACAATCCAGAACAGAAACTCAATCGGATGACAAAAATCTAAAAAAGGATACGTTATCCATTCCTACCTTCCAAGTCATCGGAGAGAGATGGAAAAACAAATTCCAAGGAACAGGTTACGCAACCTACCAATTAAAAATTCTATTTTCTGAAAATGCGAAAGAAAACATATATGCTCTCCGTTTTTTCCAGACTGGGGGTGCCGCAATGTCTATTTATGTGGACGGTAATCTACAATTGGAATTAGGGGAAGTAGGGATAACCAAGGAAACTATGGTTCCCACGCGTAGATCTGGATTGGTGCTTCTACCATACCCAAACAAAGAGTCAAATATTCTCGTATATATTTCTAATTTTCATCATGATGATGGGGCGTTTTGGTATCCACCCACTTTAGGACTTTTTGATAATACAAACAAACAAATAGTATACGAAGTAATCAAAGATTCCTTACTCACTGGTGCACTTCTATTTATGGCCTTCTATCATTTTGTTGTTTTTTTATTTCGAAGAAACAGGTCCATCATACTCTATTTTGGATTGTATTGTTTCGTGATTGCCCTCCATTCTATTTCTTTAAATGGAGATTCCTTATACAATTTATTTCCAGAGGTTAGCTACCGTTTTGCATTTGCACTTTCTTTAATTTTTTACTTAGCAATGCCTTTTTATCTATCATTCCTATACCAGCGTTTTCCAGATAATTTTTCAAAAAGGATCACTAACTTTTTTATATTTTCATGTTCCAGTTTATATCTTTTTGTTTTATTATCTCCTGCTGAATTAGGATCACAGACTACTTTTTACGGGTTGTTTCTAAGCATTCTAGGATTATTATATTCTATTATTTGTATCGCCTACGCAGCCTTTCAAAAAAAAGAAATGGCCCTTCCACTTCTTTTGATACAAGTTTTTTTATTCTTCAGTGCCATCAATGACACTTTATATTTATATGGAGTTCTAAACTATTTATTAATTCTAAAGTATTCTTACCTCTCCACCGTTTTATTCCAGTCTCTTCTCTTAGCTTCCTATTTTACAAAGTCTGTCATTAAAACAGAAGTATTAGGAAAAGAGCTTACAAAGCTGAATGAATCTTTGGAAAAAACCGTAATCCTTCGCACAAAAGAATATAAAGAAGCAAAACTAATTGCAGAAGAAGCAAACGAGTGGAAGGACAAATTCATCTCCCTTGTTGCTCATGACTTAAGATCTCCTTTAAGCACCGTTTATTCTGCGTTAACGATTGTGACGGACAAAGAATCCACGGAAGAAGAAAAAACTCATATTTTTAAACAATTGTTTGTGATATTAGAAAATGCAATGTCCACTGTGGAACATTTGCTCAACCTAAATAGATTCAACAAAGGACAAATCCCTTTAAATTTATCACAAAATAAATTTCTAGACATCTTACGACCGTTAATTGACTCTTTTACACTGGAACTACAAAAAAAGTCATTACGGTTAGATTTTTCCATTTCAGAAACTGCGACTATTTATGCAGATAAATCTATACTCATAGAAATCCTTCGGAATGTGATCGCCAATGCGATAAAATTCAGTAACCCCAATGGTTGGATCAGGGTGGGGTTTTGTGACAATGAAAAGTCCACCGAGATTACAATCGAAGACAATGGTCGGGGAATTTCTTTCGAACGCCAAAAAGATTTGTTTTACAAACAAATGACTTCACCGGGTAGTTTGGGAGAAAAAGGATTTGGAATTGGATTGAAACTCTGTTTCGAACTTATCCGCCTCCACCAAGGAAACATCCGAGCCCAGTCCGAAGAAGGAAAGGGAAGTCTATTCACTCTAGAGTTTCCAAAAGAAACTTAA
- a CDS encoding 7TM diverse intracellular signaling domain-containing protein: MKKKYRVILLFFLVTGTSCAPDRPGDQNVTNHFEYFLDASTDIPFDKIQKLDSWNPISENQLSFNFTNDVIWLRGKTTEEVFSQGSILSLEWKALDYAVMYYPVKPKGYQSFETGDTIPKSKWTLPEVLYPSFQIPNQKSVQYFYIRIQSKSIISFPIRSLNERSLNKRMILETAVTWLILGVCAVMFVFALFYFFAFGLSEFFFYAGYVVCTVLWYNGQYGNAYDVLWPESPWWQNKAILTFSTLGIPFSFQFVRMFLNTKVNNPRIDKILLIMGIVALFCVPAIIIADTTKIFSRIATYIYLISIPLILGTALRNYFKGEKRILFFLISWGTYFIISYNTMFYLLGILPYSTPLLYSAVFIFPIDLFFLLFNLLQKYETLEGERNEILHRIVTLNNAPTTRYVKSKLNSVNTEESLAKLESWMRATKPYLDEKLDLEIASRAVGLTVQQTSELLNSKLGISFRSYLNSFRITEAKKFLIEKPEMSILSIAYATGFGSKTAFNVEFKKATGLSPVQYRNSGGSNNQ; this comes from the coding sequence ATGAAAAAAAAATATCGGGTGATTCTATTGTTCTTTCTTGTGACAGGAACATCCTGTGCACCAGACAGACCTGGTGACCAAAACGTAACCAATCATTTCGAATATTTTTTAGATGCTTCTACCGATATTCCCTTTGACAAGATTCAAAAATTAGATTCCTGGAATCCAATTTCTGAAAACCAACTCTCTTTCAATTTTACAAATGATGTCATTTGGCTTCGAGGTAAAACAACTGAAGAAGTATTTTCACAAGGTAGTATCCTTTCCTTAGAATGGAAAGCCCTCGATTATGCAGTAATGTATTATCCTGTAAAACCCAAAGGTTATCAATCATTTGAAACGGGGGACACTATCCCTAAGTCGAAGTGGACATTGCCAGAAGTGCTCTACCCCAGCTTCCAAATTCCAAACCAGAAGAGTGTTCAATATTTCTATATTAGAATTCAATCAAAATCTATAATCTCTTTTCCCATCCGTTCCTTAAATGAAAGATCGCTTAACAAACGTATGATTCTAGAAACTGCAGTCACTTGGCTAATTTTAGGAGTTTGTGCGGTAATGTTTGTATTTGCTTTATTTTATTTTTTTGCTTTTGGTTTAAGTGAATTTTTCTTTTATGCAGGTTATGTTGTCTGCACAGTTCTCTGGTACAATGGCCAATATGGGAATGCTTATGATGTACTTTGGCCAGAATCTCCTTGGTGGCAGAACAAAGCCATACTAACATTTTCCACTCTTGGAATTCCTTTTTCGTTCCAATTTGTGCGAATGTTTTTAAATACAAAAGTCAACAATCCGAGGATTGATAAAATTTTATTGATCATGGGAATTGTGGCCCTCTTTTGTGTTCCAGCAATTATTATCGCTGATACGACCAAAATTTTCTCGAGGATTGCCACTTATATTTATCTTATTTCTATTCCGCTCATTCTTGGAACAGCATTACGAAATTATTTCAAAGGAGAAAAACGAATTCTTTTTTTTCTGATCAGTTGGGGAACATATTTTATTATTAGCTATAATACAATGTTTTATCTTTTGGGGATCCTACCTTATTCCACTCCTCTTCTCTATTCTGCTGTGTTTATTTTTCCCATCGATCTATTCTTCTTATTGTTTAATCTCTTACAAAAATATGAAACACTTGAGGGGGAACGAAATGAAATCCTTCATCGAATTGTCACCTTAAACAATGCACCAACCACTCGTTATGTGAAGTCAAAATTAAACTCAGTCAATACAGAAGAATCTCTTGCAAAATTAGAATCATGGATGCGGGCAACCAAACCATATTTAGATGAAAAGTTGGATTTGGAAATTGCTTCCCGGGCAGTAGGCCTGACTGTCCAACAAACTTCAGAACTACTGAATTCCAAACTAGGGATTAGTTTTCGCAGTTATCTAAATTCCTTTCGGATCACAGAAGCTAAAAAATTTCTGATAGAAAAACCAGAGATGTCTATCCTTTCCATTGCCTATGCGACAGGATTTGGATCAAAAACTGCCTTCAATGTGGAATTTAAAAAAGCAACGGGGTTGAGTCCCGTTCAATATCGGAACTCTGGTGGGTCAAATAATCAATAA
- a CDS encoding LamG-like jellyroll fold domain-containing protein, with the protein MKKYICECIPCLGRFCKSSYTIFFLLIFVLDCNPSDFNNAGDVYSREFNETQILACLLKGRNCLPCTGGTSLSYPQNTYLLGQNFPVSIKSDLCNQITACNVSPTLPTGLTINNETCEISGSPAIITNYTDYKVTATTSAGETSTTLRIGVEIGSLVHLKFTNGSFENSGIQPLILTAGPTLSKITGYEGDVDGAIHLNNTDIGSQIGGDSMLPSGTLPRTICIWLKPDALLGSGVQELIFSYGTLFSNACGFGLQNTAGVTGLYFTRANFSAKQTYAPPAGVWTHICIVFDGTNSSFYTNGSFLGTPATTGTGAVDTILQRITFGSWGGGYWYHGGIDGFRVFGSAISATAVNQIYQGLPVFGP; encoded by the coding sequence ATGAAAAAATATATATGCGAATGTATTCCTTGCCTTGGCCGATTTTGCAAATCATCCTACACAATCTTCTTTCTCTTAATATTTGTTTTGGATTGTAATCCTTCTGATTTTAATAATGCAGGGGATGTTTATAGTCGTGAGTTTAATGAAACCCAAATACTTGCTTGCCTTCTAAAAGGTAGGAATTGTTTACCTTGTACAGGGGGTACATCTTTATCCTATCCGCAAAACACCTACCTTTTAGGACAAAATTTCCCGGTTTCTATCAAATCAGATTTATGCAACCAGATCACGGCATGTAATGTTTCACCAACACTCCCGACAGGACTAACGATAAACAATGAAACTTGTGAAATCAGTGGCTCTCCTGCGATTATAACCAATTATACTGATTACAAGGTCACGGCGACAACGAGTGCTGGAGAAACCAGCACAACTCTTCGCATCGGTGTTGAAATAGGATCCTTAGTCCATTTGAAATTTACGAATGGATCATTCGAGAATTCAGGCATCCAGCCCTTAATACTAACGGCTGGCCCGACTCTTTCCAAAATTACTGGATATGAAGGAGATGTGGATGGGGCAATCCATCTCAATAATACAGATATAGGTTCCCAAATTGGGGGAGATAGTATGTTGCCAAGTGGGACATTGCCAAGAACCATTTGTATTTGGCTTAAGCCAGATGCCCTCCTCGGATCAGGCGTGCAGGAATTGATTTTTTCTTATGGTACGCTTTTTAGTAATGCTTGCGGGTTTGGATTACAAAATACGGCAGGGGTTACTGGGTTATATTTTACTCGCGCCAATTTTAGTGCGAAACAAACCTATGCTCCGCCTGCGGGTGTCTGGACACATATTTGTATTGTATTCGATGGAACGAATTCCTCCTTTTATACCAATGGAAGCTTTCTCGGGACACCAGCGACAACAGGTACTGGTGCTGTAGACACAATTTTACAAAGAATTACATTCGGAAGTTGGGGAGGTGGGTATTGGTATCATGGTGGAATTGATGGTTTTCGTGTCTTTGGCTCGGCTATTAGTGCCACAGCTGTAAATCAAATCTACCAAGGTCTGCCCGTATTCGGTCCTTAA
- a CDS encoding LamG domain-containing protein, whose amino-acid sequence MKIKTFNLSILYSQVGNLRLGFLFILSFLLFCNPVDLENARDVYSREFNETQILECLLKGPFCSRGVNALPIQPLVQLDFTNGSLVNSGPVVFNLSSQEWVPNLTTGKDGDANGGINFNTNNRYYSSAVGEDSSLPMGAKPRTMCAWIKPSQLPANGSHQLVFRYGSTTTANASVLALSTATGNKVSFLGYGYDALADYTIPLNTWSHLCSSYNGGTTVSLYVDGNLIASPSFSGSGPLNTTSGSFVIGTWTGSGGLAYYWWGDADDIRIYDIALSAKQIDQIYHLGIAYLE is encoded by the coding sequence ATGAAAATAAAAACATTCAACCTTTCGATTCTTTATTCCCAAGTTGGAAATTTACGGTTGGGATTTCTATTCATCTTATCTTTTTTACTTTTTTGTAACCCCGTTGATTTGGAGAACGCAAGAGACGTTTATAGTCGCGAATTTAATGAAACTCAAATATTGGAATGTTTATTGAAAGGTCCTTTTTGTTCTCGCGGTGTAAATGCTTTACCAATCCAACCATTAGTGCAATTAGATTTTACCAATGGTTCCTTGGTGAATTCGGGACCGGTGGTTTTTAACTTATCTTCCCAGGAATGGGTGCCAAATCTGACTACTGGCAAAGACGGAGATGCCAACGGGGGCATAAATTTCAATACGAATAACCGGTATTATTCGTCAGCGGTAGGTGAAGATTCTAGTTTGCCTATGGGAGCAAAACCAAGGACCATGTGTGCTTGGATCAAACCTTCGCAGCTTCCTGCCAATGGCTCTCACCAATTGGTTTTTCGTTATGGCTCCACTACAACTGCGAATGCTTCGGTATTAGCACTATCAACGGCGACAGGAAACAAAGTTTCTTTTTTAGGATATGGCTATGATGCCCTTGCTGATTACACAATCCCACTGAACACCTGGTCGCATTTATGCTCTTCGTATAACGGAGGAACTACGGTGAGTCTCTATGTGGATGGAAACTTGATCGCTAGTCCATCCTTTTCTGGTTCTGGTCCACTCAACACTACATCTGGATCGTTTGTGATTGGAACCTGGACGGGAAGTGGGGGTTTGGCATACTATTGGTGGGGTGATGCCGATGACATTCGGATCTATGATATTGCCTTAAGTGCCAAACAAATTGACCAGATTTATCACTTGGGAATTGCATATTTAGAGTAG